In Streptacidiphilus sp. P02-A3a, the DNA window GAGCACGGCGGCGGGCACCGGCCTCGGCTGCGCCAGCGGCGCCAGCAGGGTCGCCCGGGGCTCGGTCGGCGCCCGCGGGTAGTCCACCCGTACCCGCGCCGGATCGGCGCAGCCGTTGCCGACCGCCAGCCGCCGTACGCCGTTGGCCCGCGACAGCTGCGGGATCAGGTACGGGCCGCCGCTGACCAGCGGCAGCCGTGGCTGGTCGCCCTCCAGGAAGCGGACCATCGCGTGCAGCAGGCGCTGCCCGTCGTCGTTGTACGGGAGTTCGTCGACCGCGGTGGCCGCCAGCACCGCTACCCGGCCGCCGAGTTCGTTGCGGAAGCCGAAGCGCCCGGTCCCCCAGTCGCGGCCGTCCGGGGTCACCACCGCCGTCCACCGCCGGGCCGCGTCGACCGGCTCCAGCCGGGCCAGCGCGGGCTGGACGTTGACGCTGAGCAGCATGCCCACCGCGCTCGGGTCGTCCGCCAGCAGTACCTGTTCGGCGGCGTAGGGGCCGGAGGCCGTCCGCTCCTCCCGGTCGACCAGCCGGGCCTCGCGCAGGCCGAGCAGGGAGCCGAAGCCGCGCTCGACCAGGACCGCGGCGGCGACGCCGTCCAGCAGCAGCCCGCCCGCGAGCAGCGCGCGCACCTCGTCGTCGTCGAAGGCCCGGGCGAGCTGCCCGAACAGCGCGGCCACCGGCGCCGGACCGGCGGTGATCGGGACGCCGAACCGCAGCAGGAAGTCCGCGGCCGGTCCGGGACCGGCCGCCAGCGCCTCCAACTCGGGTGTGTGAGCCTGCACATGGGCGGCCGCGTCCTGCTTGAAGGGCACCGAGACGCCCTCGGTCACCAGGTCGCGCGGCTGCTGGTCGGCGATCCAGTCCAGCGCCGGGCGCGACCGCGACAGCAGGTCGCCGACCTCGGGGAAGCGGTCGGCCCGCCGGGCGTGCATCGGGTGGACGTTGAGCAGCAGCGCGTCCGATCCGGCCAGTTGCGCGGCGGCCATCTCCGACCAGGTCTGCGTGTCCGACTTGGACCAGGCGGTGTGCGGCCAGTTCTCCACCTCCGGCTCGCAGCCCGCGGTGGCCGGGCGGAGCGCCCGCTGGAGTTCCAGCGTCCATACCGAGAAGCTGAGTTCGCGTCCGGGGGCGTCGCTGTAGGGGGCGAAGTGGGGCCGGTGGGCGACCCGGCCCTCGACCGCGAGCGCGTCGAACAGGGCGGGCCAGTCCCGGCCTTCGATCGAGGTGGTGTCCAACCAGGAGCTCATCAGCCCGAGTTGCGAGCGTCCACCGGAGCGTTCGGCGACGGTGTCGGCGAGCAGCCGGGCGACCTCCAGTTGCGCGGTGCGCCAGACCTGCTGCAACTGGGCCCGCCAGGGGTGCGGCGGCCCGGGGGCGGTGATCGCCGCGACCAGCTGTTCGCGGGTCGGCCGCGCGCCGCTGAGTTCGGCGAAGCGTCGCAGCATCAGCGGTTCGAAGCCGCCGCCCCAGGACAGCGGGGCGTGGTTCTGGTAGCGGAAGTCGTCCTCGATCCAGAGCACCCGGAAGCCGAGTTCGGCGTACCGGCCGTAGTGGTCGGTGAGCCAGCGGCGCCAGCGGGGGCAGGCGAACGAGGCCTGGGCGGTGGCGGTCTCGCCGGTGGGCGAGACCATCGGGGCGAAGCCGAGGTCCTCCCGGCGGCCCCGGTCGGCGTGGCCGACGGTGACCCACGGGTTGAGGCTGACCCCGATCCCGGCGTCGAGCAGGACCGACCGGGCCTCGGCGACGGTCTCGAACCAGCTGTCGGCCTCGGCCCCGGTCAGGTGCCCGGTGTACAACTCCTCGGCGTCGAGCAGCAGTACGACCTCGTCCACCGAGGCGGCGGCGCAGGACTTCGCCAGCGCGACGGCGTCCGCGCGGGCGTCCGGGCCGGGGTGGATCTGGAATCTCAGGTGGTAGCGGGCCGGCACGGCCGCCTCCTCATTTGACGCTGCCGGCGACCAGGCCGGAGCGCCAGAAGCGTTGCAGGGACAGGAACAGGACGACGAGGGGGACGGCGGAGAGCATCGCGGCGGTGATGACGATGTTGAACGGGACCGAGGAGCTGCCGATCCCGCGCAGCGACTGCCAGCCGACGATGCCGACGGTGACCGGCTGCAGGTTGCTCTTGGCCAGCATCAGCACCGGCAGCAGGTAGTTGGTCCAGATGCTGACGAACTGGAAGAGGAAAACGGTGACCAGCGCGGGCGCCATCACCCGCATGGAGATGGTCGCGAAGATGCGGAACTCCCCCGCTCCGTCCATGCGTCCGGCCTCGATCAGCTCGTCCGGGACCGAGGCCCCCGCGTAGATCCGGGAGAGGTAGACCCCGAACGGGCTGACCATGCTCGGCAGCAGCACGCCCCAGTAGGTGTTCACCAGGTGGACCGGGGAGAACATCAGGTACAGCGGGATGGCCAGCAGCGGCTGCGGAATCAGCACCGCGGCGAGCACCAGGTTGAAGGTGAACTCCCGCCCCCGGAACCGGTACTTGGCCAGGGCGTAGCCCGCCATCGCGGACAGCAGGGTGCTCACGGCGGCGCCGCCGACGGCGTAGACGGCGCTGTTCAGCAGCCAGCGCGAGAAGATCCCGCCCTGCTCCGCGAAGACCGTGCGCACGTTGCCGAAGAAGGCGAAGTGGCCGAACCAGAAGCTGTTGCCGGTGAACAGCCCGGAGCTGGTCTTGGTGGACGAGACCAGCAGCCACCACACCGGGGCCAGGAAGTAGACGGTGGCCAGCAGCATCACGCCCAGGGTCAGCCACCGGGTTATCTCCAACTGCCTTTTCCTGGGGCCGGTCCCGGTCGTGTCGGTCACAGCGTTTCCCCCCGTCGTTGCATGAATTTGAGGAAGCCGAAGGACAGCACGAACGCGAGCACCGCCAGGATCACCGACTCCGCCGCCGCCGCGTTGAAGTTGTTGTTGTTGATCTGGTCGTAGGCGGCGAAGATCGGCGTGTAGTCGCTGCTGAGGTTCGGTGCGACGTTGTGCAGGATGGCGGGCTCGTTGTAGAGCTGCGCGGTGCCGATGACCGAGAACACGGTGGTCAGCACCAGGGCCGGACGGACCATCGGCACCTTGATGTGCCAGGCGATCCGCAGCGGCGAGCAGCCGTCCATCCGCGCCGCCTCGCTGAGTTCGGCCGGGATGGCCTGTAGCGCGGAGTAGATGATCAGCATGTTGTAGCCGGTCCAGCCCCAGGTCAGCATGTTGCCGATGGTGGGCGCCAGCAGCGCGTTGGAGGTGAGGTCCAGGTGCAGGCCCAGGTGGTGGGCGGCGGCGGTGATCGGGCTCAGGCCCGGCGCCACCAGGTAGGACCACATGATGGCGCCGATCACGCCGGGGAGCGCGTAGGGCAGGAAGAAGGCCAGCCGGAAGAACCGCTTGAACAGCGTCCGCCTGGCGTCCAGCAGCAGCGCCAGGGCGAGCGCGAGCAGCAGCATCACCGGTACCTGGACGATGCCGATGAGCAGCACCCGCAGCAGCGAGCCACGGAAGGCCGGATCGTCCAGTGCGGTGCTGTAGTTGCCCAGGCCCGCGAAGACGGTGGTGGGCGCGGACAGGCCGAGGCCGTCGTGGTGGGTCCTGAACAGGCTCTGGTAGACGGTGTACCCGATCGGCGCGAGGTACATCCCGGCGAAGAGGACGGCGAACGGGGCGATGAAGGCGGCTGCCGTCCTGGACTGTCGGCGCTGGTGGTGCGCGGGGCGTCGCGGGGTCCGGGCGACGGCCGGTGGTTCGGTGGTGGCGCTGGTCATGGTGGGAATCCCTCTCCGACCGTCGGGGCGGGGTGCGCGGCTGCCGCCGGTCAGCCGCCGGAGACGCTCAGGCCCTGCTGCTTCATCTCGGAGACCGTCTTGCTCTGCACCGTGCCGAGGACCGCGGGGAGTCGGGCACTGCCTGCCTCCACCGTGCCGAGGCCGTCCGCGAGGTCGTTGGAGGCCTGGGTCATCGTCGGGCCCCACTGCCATTCGGTGTTGATGTGCGGCATCTCGGCCTTGAACACGTCGAAGATGGTCTGGCCGCCGTAGAAGGGGTCGGCGGCGGTCAGCGCCGGGTTGTCCAGGCCGGCGGTGGCCGCCGGGTAGATGCCGGTGACCTTGATCAGGTTGCTCAGGCTGCCGGGGTCGGTGCTCATCCAGGTGGCGAACTCGGCGGCCTGCTTGCTGTCCTTGCAGCCGCTGAGCACGGCGGTGGCCGAGCCTCCGTCGTTGCCGTACTGCGGGTTGGCGGCGTCCCACACCGGCATCGGGGCGACCGCCCAGTCGCCGGAGGTGGTCTTCACGCTCGACGCCAGGATCGGGGTGTCCCAGACCGCGTTGACGTCGGAGAGGATCTTGCCCTTGGCCATGTCGCTGTACAGCGAGGGGTCGTAGCTCGGGTCGTTCTTGAGCAGCCCCTGGCTCTCCAGGCCCTGCCAGAACCCGGCGACCTTCTGGTTGGCCGCGCTGTCCACGCTGACCTGCCACTGGTCGCCGCCGGTGCCGAACCACTGCGCGCCCGCCTGCCAGGCCAGGCCCGCGTAGTTGTACGCGTCGTTGCCGAAGTCGCCGAGGTAGACGGACGGGTCGGCGTGGTGCACCTTGGCCGCGTCGGCGGCGTACTCGGCCCAGGTCGCCGGGGGCTGGGTGATGCCGTACTTGGCGAACAGGTCCTTGCGGTAGAGCAGCGCCATCGGGGCGGTGTCGACCGGCGCGCCGTAGGTCTTGCCGTCGATGGTGACCTGGTTCCAGGTCCAGGCCGCGAACTGGCTCCGGTCGGCGCTGACGTCCTGGGTGACGTCCTGCAGCGCCCCGGCCGCCGCGAAGCTGGGCAGCGTCTCGTAGCCGACCTGGGCCAGACAGGGGGCGTTGCCCGCCTTCACCGCGGTCAGCATCTTGGTGTAGCCGCCCTTGGCACCGGAGGCGGTGGTGTCGAAGGTGACCTGGATGTCCGGGTGGGACTTGTTCCACAGCGCGACCGACTGGGCGTAGCCCGGTGCCCAGCCCCAGAAGTCCAGCTTCACCGGGCCGCTCGCGGTGCTCCCGGTGCTGCCGGAACCGCCGGAGCCGCTGGAACCGCATCCGGCCACGGCGGTGGCCATGGCGGCGGTGGCCACGACGACGGCAACGCGCATCCATCTGACTCTCACGCTGGGAACTCCTTCGGCTGGGGCATGGCCCGGACGGGTCCGGGGAATGCCTTGAGGGGGCCTATTAGTTCGGCTATTGTCCGAACTAACTCTGGTAAAGTCAACAGGTACGTGGGGTGGATTCGGGACTGCCCCCCAGCTGGCCCTGGATCCACCAGACTTCAGGGCGCGGGGCTGCGCGAGGCAGCCAACCGCCGGACCGGTGAGGAGCACGTGGTGACAACAGCCCGCAGCCTGGCGATGACGGGATCGGCCAAACCGACCGATCGCGCGTCCATCCGCCGTACCAACCTGGGCCTGGTGCTGCGCCTGCTGCGGGACTCCGGCGCGCGCTCGCGGGCCCGCATCGCCACCGACACCGGCCTGCCCAAGGCCACCATCTCCAGCCTGATCGGCGAGCTGGTCGAGCACGGCCTGGTCATCGAGGGCGAGTTGGAGCGCGACGGCGCGGTCGGCCGCCCCGGGCACGCGGTCGAGGTGGACGGCCGGACGGTCTGCGGCCTCGGGCTGGAGGTCAACGTGGACTACCTCAGCGTGATCGCGCTCAACCTGCGCGGCGACCTGGTCGCCGAGGACCGGATCGCCGTGGACGTGCGCGAGGCCGGTCCGGAGTCCGTCCTCGACAGCCTCGCCCGGCTCACCCGGGACACCATCGCCGCGCTGCGGGAGCGCGGGATCCGCAGCCTGGGGGTGACCATCGCCGCGCCCGGCATGATCGACCTCGACTCCGGCACGGTCAGCTACGCGTCCAACATCGGCTGGCGCGGCGTCGCCGCCGTGGACGGGCTGCGGCGGCGGCTCGGCCCGGCCGCCCCGCCGATCCACCTGGAGAACGACGCCAAGCTCGGCGCGGTCGCCGAGTACCTGGTCGCCTCGGCGGCCGGGATCCACGACCTGCTCTACCTGACCGGCGAGACCGGCGTCGGCGCCGGGATCATCGCCGGTGGACGGCTGCTGCGCGGCACCGCCGGATTCGCCGGCGAGGTCGGCCACCTGCCGCTCGGACTGGACGGCCCCCCGTGCGCCTGCGGGCGGACCGGCTGCTGGGAGACCGCGGTGGGCCTGGCCGCGCTGCTGCGCTACGCCGCCGACCCGGACGACATGGTCTGCGACCCGTCGGTGGACCTGGTCCAGCGGTTGGCCGAGCTGCGCCGCCGGGCCGACTCCGGCGACCAGCGCACGCTCACCGCACTGGAGCGGATTGCCGACGGGCTCGGCCCGGGACTGGTGCTGCTGCTGGACGTGCTGAACCCCCGACTCGCGGTGCTCGGCGGCTACTTCGCCTACTTCGGCGACTACCTGATCGACACCGTGCGGCGCCAGGCCAACACCTCGGTGATGGCGCCGAACGCCGGTGGCTGCGAGATCGGCCTGTCCACCCTCGGCTTCACCGCCGCCGCCCGGGGCGGGGCCTACCTGGCCCTGGACACCGTGTACGAGGACCCGATCGGCGCCGTGTCACCCTGACCCGGCCCCCCGGCCGGGAGCGGCCGACGTGTTGGATGTTGTGCCGATCGGTGTCTTGACAGCCGCGGATGTCCAGCCCAAGCTACCCCTGTGTGACTGAAGATGAGCGAAACAGCGCAGTAGCAATCAAATCCGATCACGATGCCTGCCGTTGACTGAGCTGTCCCCCGGACAGCCCGGCCGCCTCCGCCGCGCCCGCGTACCCGACCCCTCCTCCACGGGCCCGGCGGACGCCCCGGCACGCCGGGCGCCGCGCCCCGGTGATCACCGCCGTCCCGGCAACCGCCGACAGTCACCGCTCCCGCGCCCACCGGCCCCGGGCCGGTTCGGCGCACCTCCAACACCCGCACTCCCCCTGACAGTTCGACCGAAGGGACCCCTCAGTGCCACACCTTCGAAGGGCGCTAGCAGCCGCAGCGACCACCCTCGCCCTGCTCACCGGCGGCGCGTTGACCCCGGCCGTCGCCTCGGCGGCCACCCCCAGCGCCGGCTACACCGTCTCCATCGGCTCGACCGGCAGCTTCAACTACGCGGACGACACCCCGGCCAGCGGCTACATCGACAAGGACGGCACCTTCTACTTCCAGTCCTCGCACTCGCTGTACGGCGCCACCGACCCCCGCTCCTGGGACTTCTACACCGGGACGAACTTCGACACCGCCAGTGACGACACCGCGATCGACAACGCGGTGAACCCGGCCAACGCCAAGGACTCCAACGCCGACACCACCTGGCGCTGCGACAACAGCCCCACCGGCCTGGAGGCCACCACCGCGGGCTCGGGCTCCGGCTACGCCGAGGCCAACTACTGCGACCTGGTGGGGGTCTGGGTCGATCCGGACACCGGGAACTGGTACGGCCTGGTGCACGACGAGTTCACCCCGCAGCCCTTCGGCGACGGGCTGCACTACGACTCCATCGACTACGCCGTCTCCACCGACCAGGGGAAGGTGTGGAGCATCAAGGGCCACGTGATCACCTCCCCCTACAGCACCGCCCGCGACGACACCGCCGCCTTCCCGAACCAGACCTACGACTACGGTGACGGCGACCCGAGGCTCTACGTGGACACCGCCTCCGGGTACTTCTACGTCTACTACGGCTCCCGGATCGTGCCCAAGGGCGGGGTCGGCGGCAGCACCGGCGGCCTGGCGCACGTCGCCCGCGCGCCGATCTCCGGCAAGATGGCGACCGGCACCTGGCAGAAGTGGTACGACGGCGCCTGGTCGCAGCCCGGCGTGGGCGGCCAGGAGAGCAACATGGAGCCGGTGACCGCCGCCGATCCGAACGGCTACACCCCGGTCGCCGGGGACTACAGCCCGAAGACCACGGGCAATGTCGACCAGCAGGTCGCGGCCGGTGAACTGCCGTCCAAGTCACCGCTGTTCATCATGAACATCACCTACGACGCCTACCTCGGCCTGTACCTCGGCGAACCCGAGGTGGTCTCCGGCGTCCAGCCGCAGCAGTTCTACGCCACCTCGAACCTGGCCACCCAGAAGTGGTCCCTGATCGGCACCTCGGGCAGCGACTACACCTCCGACTCCTGGTACCGCTGGTTCGTCGACAGCGCCAACCGGACCAGTTCCACCATCGTCGGCAAGAGCTTCCGCTCGTACTGCGCCATCGCCTGCGCCCACTCCGACGGCGAGTACGCCAACGTCACCGTCGGCTCCAGCGCGCCGGTGGCCGCGCCGGTCGACCCGACCGAGGCGTACCGGATCAGCAGCGGCACCGGCCGGGTGCTGGCCCAGGTGGCCGGGAGCCCGGCGACCACCTCGCAGAGCGACGCGGGCCGGTCGAAGCAGGCCGAGTGGTCCTTCGTCAGCGACGGCGACGGCTCGTACCAGATCGTCAACATCGGCAGCGGCCGGGCGCTCGGCGTCGACTCCGGCACCACCGCGTCCCGGGCCTGGGGCACCGAGCCCACGGTCACCCCGGTCGGCGCCGCCGGTCCCACCGTCGGGCAGCAGTGGTTCGTCATCGCCGACACCAACCCCCGTACCGGCGCCAGGACCGGGAGCTACCGGCTGGTCAACCGCTACAGCCAGCTGGTGCTGGACCTGACCGGGCACGCCGGTCAGCTCACCGGGACCACGCCGACCCGCAGCTGGACCAACACCACCGGCAACGCGGTCGGCGGCCGCGGCTCCGCCGCCGAGCAGACCCTGCGGCTCACCCCCGCCGGTCGGATCCCGGGACCGGACCGGGTCAGCGTCTACACCCCGGGCGCGCAGACCGGCACCGTCGGCACCGCCGTCTCGGTCCAGGTCAACGCCGCCGACTCGACGGGCCGCACGCTCGGATTCACCGCGTCCGGGCTCCCGGCCGGGCTGTCGATCAGCTCCACCGGGCTGATCACCGGCACCCCGACCGCCTCCGGCACCGCCACCGTCAAGGTCACCGCCTCCTCCGGCCGGGCCCACGGCTCGACCGGCTTCGGCTGGACCGTCATGCCGCTCGCCCCGGACCTGACCGGCACGCACACCGTCTCACTGTCCGGTCAAGCCCTGGAGGACCCCGCCGCCTCGCAGTCGGACGGCCAGCAGCTGGACACCTCGGCGCTGACCGGCGCCCAGGACCAGAGCTGGACCTTCACCCGGCAGACCGACGGCTCGTACACGCTCACCAACGGTGCCTCGGGCCAGTGCGCCAACGACAACGGGGGGTTCACCACCCCGGGCGACTCGGTGATCCAGTGGCCCTGCGGCAGCGGCGACAACCAGGACTGGACGGTGACCGAACTGCTCTCCGGCGGCTACACGCTGACCAACGTCAACAGCCGACTGCTGCTGACCACCGCCTCGACCGCGAACGGCGCGCTGGTCACCCAGCAGCCCGACACCGGCTCCGCGCTCCAGCAGTGGACCATCCACTGACCGGTCGGCCCGCATAGCCGAACCGACCCGTGGTGGCGCGCCGGCGCCACCACGGGTCACCGCGTCGGCCCCTCCCCGGCGGGCGAGGCCGGTGCTGAGGCCGGTGCTCAAGGACACCGTGCCAGGGATTCGGTGGGGCTCACGGCGCTTGAGCGGCGGATGGTCGGGGAAGTGCGACAGGGACATGACAATAACGTCCAGCTCGGAGGTCCCGATGGCGCGCAGAAGATGGCTTCCCCTGGCGGCGGCGGTGTCGCTGGTGCTCGGCCTGGCCGGAGCCGCGCAGGCCAGCAACGTGGGCCCGGACAGCGGCGCGGCGCCGCGCGCGGTCACGGCGGTGGCCACGGCCCCCGGCTGCGGCTTCACAGCGGCGGTCCCGGCTGACCGCTTCAAGGGCATCCCGGCCTTCGACCAGGCCGAGGCGGCCCGCCCCTACACCGCGAAGCTCTACACCGACCAGGGCCTGATCGCCTTCCAGGCGCTGACCGCCCAGGCCCCGTGCACCACCTTCTCCTTCCGGTTCCTGGCCGACCACCAGTACTTCAACCGGACCCACTGCCACCGGCTCACCACCAAGGGCATCTACGTGCTCCAGTGCGGCGACCCGACCGGTACCGGCAGCGGCGGCCCCGGCTACTCCTTCAACGACGAGAACCTGGCCGGCGCCACCTACCCGGCCGGTACCGTGGCGATGGCCAACGCCGGGCCGAACACCAACGGCAGCCAGTTCTTCTTCGTCTGGAAGGACACCACCCTGCCGCCCGACTACACCCCCTTCGGCCGGGTGACCAGCGGCCTGGCGGTGCTGCGGAAGATCGCCGCCGCCGGTGAGGACGACCAGAACGGCCCCGGCGACGGCTTCCCCACCCTCCCGGTCGACATCGACCGGGTCGCGATCAGCCCCCGCTGAACCCCCGTCGGCCCCGCCGGAGCACTCCGGCGGGGCCGACGGGCAGCGGGGCGCGGGTGCTCGTCGTTCGCGGGGTCAGGACAGGTGCTTCAGCAGTTCGGTGGCCAGCGGGGCGGCGGAGGCGGGGTTCTGGCCGGTGATCAGGTTGCGGTCGACGACCACCTTCGGGGCCCAGGGCTCGCCCTCCTGGTAGTCGGTGCCGAGGGCCACCAGGCGGTCCTGGAGCAGCCACTTCGCCTTGTCGGCGAAACCGGCCTGGGCCTCCTCGGCGTTGCTGAAGCCGGTCAGCCGGTACCCGGCGAAGGGCGAGGAGCCGTCCTCGTTCCTGGCGGCCAGCAGCGCGGCCGGGGCGTGGCAGACCACGCCCAGCGGCTTGCCGGACTCCAGCGCCAGGGTGAGCAGCCGACCGGAGTCGGCGTTGACCGCCAGGTCCTCCATCGGGCCGTGGCCACCGGGGTAGAAGACCGCGTCGTAGTCGGCCAGGTCGACGTCCTCCAGCTTCAGCGGCCGCCGCAGCTCGGAGAATCCGGCGAGGGTGGCCGCGACCTGGTCGGCGCCCTCCTGGCCGCCGTTGAACGACGGGTCCAGGCTGCCCCGGTCCAGCGGCGGCTCGACGCCGCCCGGGGTGGCCACCGTGATCTCGTGTCCGGCCTGCTTGAACACCTGGTACGGGGCCGCCGCCTCCTCGGCCCAGAAGCCGGTGGGGTGCTTGCTGCCGTCCGCCAGCGTCCAGTGGTCGGCGCCGGTCAGCACGAAAAGGATCTTTGCCATCTCACAACTCTCCGGGATTCGGATGCGGCGTCGCGCCGCCTGCCCTCGAAAGATAGGCCGCCCCCGGCATCGGCACCCAATAGAATCGCCACTATGAGTGATAGGGAATCCCATGGCTCAGCGGGAATACCGCCGACGGCCGTCCCCGGGCCGGTGGACCTCAATCTGCTCCGCACCTTCCTGGCCGTGCACCGCACCAGTTCCTTCACCGCCGCCGCGCACCTGCTCGGGCTGTCGCAGCCGACGGTGACCACTCAGATCCGGGCCCTGGAGCGGCGGCTCGGCCGCGAGCTGTTCGAGCGCGGAGCACGCGGGGTGATGCCGGTACCGTTCGCGGACGAGCTGGCGGTGCGGGTGGTCGAGCCGCTGGACGCGCTTTCGGCCGTCACCGGCGGCCCGAACACCGAGGGCCTGACCGAGCCCGTCCACCTGGCCGGACCGGCGGAGCTGCTCTGCGCCCGGGTGCTGCCCGCGCTGGCCCCGCTGGTCGCGCGGGGGGTACGGCTGCGGGTGACCACCGGCCTGACCGATCCGCTGCTGGCCGCGCTCGTCGCGGGCCGCCACGACCTGGTCATCGCCACCAGCCGCCCGACCGGCCGGACGCTGCGGGCGCAGCCGCTGATGGACGAGGAGTTCGTGCTGGTGGCGGCGCCCGCCTGGGCCGAGCGGATCACCGGTGACCTGCCCGAGGCACTGGACCCGCTGCCGCTGCTCTCCTACGCCGAGGACCTGCCGATCGCCCGGCGCTACTGGCGGCACGTCTTCGGCCGTCGGCTGAACAGCCGGGCCGCGGTCACCGTCGCCGACCTGCGCGGCGTCCTGGCCGCGGTCACCGCGGGCGCCGGTTTCAGCGTGCTCCCCCGCTACCTGTGCCAGGACGAGCTGGCCTCCGGCGCGCTGGTGCTGCTGCACCGGCCCGAGGACCCGCCGATCAACACCGGCTACCTGGTGCAGCGCCCCGGCCCCAGCCCCAACCCGCACCACGTGCTGGTCCACGACGAACTGCTCCGGGCCGCCCGGGACTGGTGACCCAGGCCGCGGACACCGGCACGCGGAAGGGGCCGACCCGCGCAGGTGGCGCCTGCGGGGTCGGCCCCTTCGGGGTGACGGTGGATCAGGAGGCGTTGCCGCGGCGGCGGTTGCGGCGCGCGATGGTGTACGCGGTGCCCAGGCCGGCCAGCGCGGCGGCGCCGAGCAGGGCCGAGTCGGTCGCCGAGCCGGAGGTGCTGCTGGTGGCGGCGGTCTCGGTCAGCGGCAGGCTCTGCGGGGTGTCCTGGTTGTCCCAGTGGTGGATCCTGGTGACCGAGGCGACGCTGCCGTCGGTGTTCAGCAGCACCTGCTTGTTGTTCGGGTCACGGAAGTCGAACGCGCTCTCCAGGTTGCCGGCGGTGGCGTCGAAGGAGCCGCCGCCGACCCGGCCGGTGCGCCAGTTGTTCTCGATGAACGACAGGACCGAGGGCTGGGTCAGGAAGGTGTGGTCCACGGTGTTGGTCTTCGCGTAGGGCGAGATGACCAGCAGCGGCTCACGCACGCCGGGGCCGCAGCGGTCCAGGTAGCCGTCGGTCGGGGCCTTGGCGCTGGCGGCGGCGACGCAGGCGGCGGCGTCCTGGGTCGAGTCCGAGGAGCCGTTGGTGGGCGCGTGGTAGACGTGGTCGTACCAGCCGTCCGAGTCGTCGTAGGCGATCACGACGGCGGTCGAGGACCACTCCGGCGACTTCTGCAGCTCGTTGATCTCCTTGATCAGGAAGTCCTGCTCGTCCTTCGGGTCGGAGTAGCCCGCGTGGCCGTCCTGGTACTCGGCGGCCTTGAGGAA includes these proteins:
- a CDS encoding LysR family transcriptional regulator, which encodes MSDRESHGSAGIPPTAVPGPVDLNLLRTFLAVHRTSSFTAAAHLLGLSQPTVTTQIRALERRLGRELFERGARGVMPVPFADELAVRVVEPLDALSAVTGGPNTEGLTEPVHLAGPAELLCARVLPALAPLVARGVRLRVTTGLTDPLLAALVAGRHDLVIATSRPTGRTLRAQPLMDEEFVLVAAPAWAERITGDLPEALDPLPLLSYAEDLPIARRYWRHVFGRRLNSRAAVTVADLRGVLAAVTAGAGFSVLPRYLCQDELASGALVLLHRPEDPPINTGYLVQRPGPSPNPHHVLVHDELLRAARDW